Below is a window of Patescibacteria group bacterium DNA.
AGCAGCGCGAGTAGGCTGCTCGCCCGGTAATAAGTTTCTTTCGCGATGGCGACCGGTCCGCCGATACCCTCGGGCATCTGTCCGTGAATCAGTCCGCCGAAAAGTCCGCCGATTGATTGGACGATTAGGACCGTGAGTCGTCCGGTCTCCTTGCCGGCTTCGATGATTGAAATTGGGAAAGGATAACGCAGCTCGATAGCCGTGAGCGGTCCGGAAATTTCCACGCCGATTTCGCCAGCAGCATTCGGTGTGAGTGTTGTCTCGAGGGTCGCTTTGCGACGAATGATGGAAATCAGAGTGGGTTCATTCGCATGTTTCCGCAGCAGACTTTTGAATCCGTCAGCATCGGCAAAATTTTCACCATTTACAGCTGAGATGAAATCGTAAGGTTTCAGCTCGCTTTGCGCTGCTGCACTGTCTGGCAGCACTTTACTCACGAGCATGCCGAGCGGTTCTGAGCTGACGAATTCCGCCTGGGGATTCCCCGTGAGTGTCGCGTCGATCTGGTCGCTCGGAGTGAGCACAGTCATCCCGACCGAAAAAACAATCGCGAGCAGGACGAAGCCAGTCAATAAATTCATCGTCACGCCGGCGCAGACGATCACGATGCGCTGCCAAACTTTTTTCGTCGCGAAAGAATCTTTCCCTTGCAAAAATTTCCGCTCGCTCGCGTCCTCGCCTTTCATCCTGACGAAGCCGCCGAGCGGCAACCAATTCAAAGTGTATTCGGTTTTCTTCTTGTCGCGCCAAAGTTTCTTCGCTTGTGGCGGGAGACCGAGTCCGAATTCTTCAACCTTCACACTGAAAAATCGCGCCATCGTAAAGTGACCGAATTCGTGCACCAAGATCAGCAAAGAAAAAATAACGATAAAAGCGATGATGGCAGCGAAAAGCATAAGGTGATTTTATCAGATTT
It encodes the following:
- a CDS encoding site-2 protease family protein is translated as MLFAAIIAFIVIFSLLILVHEFGHFTMARFFSVKVEEFGLGLPPQAKKLWRDKKKTEYTLNWLPLGGFVRMKGEDASERKFLQGKDSFATKKVWQRIVIVCAGVTMNLLTGFVLLAIVFSVGMTVLTPSDQIDATLTGNPQAEFVSSEPLGMLVSKVLPDSAAAQSELKPYDFISAVNGENFADADGFKSLLRKHANEPTLISIIRRKATLETTLTPNAAGEIGVEISGPLTAIELRYPFPISIIEAGKETGRLTVLIVQSIGGLFGGLIHGQMPEGIGGPVAIAKETYYRASSLLALLNFAALLSITLAIFNILPIPALDGGRLLFLIFEGIFRKKPSVKLEAKIHAAGYILLLTLLVVISWQDIFR